The genomic stretch ATTGATACACTATATTGGATCCAAATTAAGATCAATAAACAacttatacaaatatatataatgtaattttatgataataaaaagtCCTATTTGTATGAAATTTCTTGAATCCAATTTTTTATATAGTTATATTTGTGGGAATTAAACAAGACGAGAGAGATATACAAATCCTTATGTTggattttcaaaaaatatactctGAATTATCTTTTTCCTTAATTGAagttaatttataataatatggtATGATCGATAGACAACTCATACTCGTTCTACAACCGATCAATAAATATCCTAtttcatataattataaaaatttagatagataaatatttttatattattctcCGTATATATATTGAGAGATAAGTTGATCGAAAGATGAGTatctattcaaaaaaattatGTCTCATTACcttttttaagataaaaataataaaaataatatctcgAGTCGATGAAACTATACacatataaatatcaaaataagtgagataattattttaaaaataatattataattgcctcataaaattatagaaaaagaacaaaagattGGGTCTGCAACGACATGTTTTGCGATTTATCGTTATATGTGCAGTCAAATCGGTATAAATGAAGTAACTCCCGATACATATAACGGGGACCGTTTTATTCAATTCGCCAAAGGGTATTTCGGTCATTCAACACGAGCGCCCAAATTGCTacactagggttagggtttccttCCTCCTGACATCTCTATATATTTGTTGCCTCCGTCTGCTTCTTGACACCCTTCAAAGAGTTTCTGTTTCTGCGATGTTTTGTGTAGATCTGTCTTTCGATTTTGATGAGATTGCGGAGCGGAGAAGGATTGTTCGATTGTTTTTAAGGGtttttttctttgcttttctttggatCTTGCCCTGTTTTTCCTTTTGAGTTCGGTCGAGATTTGGGAAGATGAATGGGAAAGGATAAGGAAGCCAATTTGCAGAGCGGAAGCGCCGGATTGAGATGGCGATTTCTGCATTGAAGGTTGGCGACAACGAACTTATCGCAGTTCTCCGTGCCTCTCAAATTTTTCTCTGTTTTGGTGATGGCCTCGAACAAGCTGCTACATTTCCTTCATTTCATCATCTCGTACGACCATCGGCTTCGTTCTTGGATTTCTCTTtgaacttgtgatttttttttttctgttttcttgGTCCTTTTGATTTTGCCATGACCTTAATTGGATTCTTGGATGCCACAAAGGTCCTTCCTTTGGCTCGACTTGAATCAAAGTTGGTGGCTTTCGTTGTTCGATTCAGTCGTTTCTTTGAGTTCAAGAAATAAACAATATCCTTGGCATCAATCTCAAATCAACATGAGAAATCTTTGTTCTTAAGGAAAAACTCGATTTTCTACTGGTTGCTGTCTCAAAGAAAccgagaaaaataagaagataaagATTTGTTTTCTGTGCTTTTGCACAGAAAAAAATCGAAGAATATTTTTTGATGCTTTATCAGAAAAAAATGATCTatcagaaaatttgatttttacttCAAAGCGGTTTAATTTAgggttttttttatgatcttgtaaCGTTTTTGTTTTCTCAAATGAtcgatttatttttttgataCGAGTTGTCTTTCACCTTTGCGACGGTCTGTAGATCTTTCATTCATTATTTTCATTCATCTGTTTATGGATTATTTTGATTTCTGGATCGGTCAGTAGATCAAATTGATTCAACCTAAAGATCTTCAATGAGTTGTctcttttcattttaattttcacAATTAAATATTCaatgatatataatatatataacttCATTACATTAATCATCACATGCAGcagataataatttaattaatattataatatcattAAATATGTAAAGTATTATCAGATTCATTTGGTGATTAAAAATGTCATTCTATATGTATCTTAAGAAAAATACATGTAAAGTAATCTAAATATTCAATATTATAATATCATACAATTTGAATTGGTCCATCTAAAATCTCATGCCATATTTATTATCGAAACTGTAACCTCCagcaattaaaataattttagtttCTGAAAATGTAAGATCAATTACAAATATATATGATTGATCTCCCAAGAAGAACCCTTTTTTATGACTATACCCAAAAGCAAACATGTATATATTCCAGTATTTATAAACAATCAGGTAGAAATTATTGTAAcctcaataaatatatatatataaatatatatatatatatatatacataacttGTTTGGGCTCAAATAAAGTAAAatttgatgagtatattattattattattattattattttataattttaattataaacaAAATTAATAAATCATTTCGTTAAGCTTAAAATAATAGCCTATCGAACTAACAGAGCAAACtaaaataatcttattttttagaaaatatgttCTCtataggaatatatatatatatatatatatatatatatatatataatattaattcaAATAAGACTAAAACATGCAAACGAGAAAAAATAAAGTGAGCAATAGTTGGCACTGACAAAAACTACATGATAGGTAGGTTTGAATCTGCACCAGACAAATCACAGAATAGAACATCCAATTCCATTTCCAACACAGCAAACATTCACTACACAATggaaaatgcacaaaataagtaTGCTTTAaactattatcatcatcatcatctcaaaTAGGCAAGTGAATAACAATCATTGCAATTAGCGGTGCTTTAACACATGTAATTCAATTTCCAATATCAAATCTCAGGCTGCACTTTTCATCCAAATTCCATTCTCCAACATCTGCTGAAATCCTACAGCAGAGAGAATGAATGATGTGCAAATCTAACCTTCATAGCCAAATATAGTAAGGTCTTTGCCACATCAATATTAACTCCTGCATCAATCTTCCAATGAGCTCGatgaatagatagatagatatagatAGATAAATAGATAGATATCCATTGCAGTCCTTCTTACCATCCTGTCTTACCAAAAGACTGGACATTTCCAAGCAAATTCTAACCTTTGGTCTCCACTTCCTTCAATCTAATCTCCGGGACCAAAATGGCAAGCCCTTCCTTCACCTGCTCCTTAACCACTGGCTGCCGCTTCTGCTCTTGCTTCCAACGATCGTCCGACAGTGGATTCGATGTCAAAATCCTCGGATGGTCGCCGGCGTTGATCTCCAACACCTCCGGCAGCCCGTTTGTGCACCCTTTCGACAACCCCACGTCGATCCGGATCGCCTTGTCCTCGCACACCCCGTTGATTCCCTCGTCCTGTATGGTGTGCCCCATCACCATCCTCCTTGCGCCCGGGATCATCGAGAGCACCTCCTCGAGTTGCCCGCAGTCGCAATTTGGTCCGTCCGAGAACCTCCGCAGCCACACCACTGAGTCCCGCCCTCTCAGGTAGGACGGCGATCGCCTCCCGCTGAGCCCCATTATCCAGTCTTTGACTTCTTGGTTGATCCTTTCCAGCCCGTGATCGATGTGCTGCTGGAGAAGCCCGCCATGGACGAACAGCGAGTCACCGACCAGCAGGACGGTCTGGTTGCCGGCGAGGAATCGTGAGGCGATCGGGCCGTTCGGCTGTAAGGCGGCGATGCGGGCGCGGAACCCTTCCCAGAACTCCTCCTTGACCCCGGGGAAGGATTTGGGGACGCCCCTGAAGGGGTCCCTGGGGGGGTCGAGGCCGCTGCAGAGGCGCTTCATGGCGAGGCCGGAGCGGTACCAGAAAGCCCAGCCCCTGAACTCCTCGAGGCCGTCACGGGTGACGTAGCGGAAGTCGCCGTCGGCGTTCATGACCTCGTGGTTGCCGTGGAGGGTGAGAAGGGCGccaccggcggcggcggcgtcaaGCTTGAGACGGTGGAGGAGGTAGAGAAGACGGAGTTCGTCGCCGCCGCGGTCGAGGACGTCGCCGACCTGGACGGCGACGGCGGCGCCGCCAGTCCAGCGGGCGGACGAGGGGTCAGCGAGGCCGGCGAGCGAGAGGGCCTGGAGGGCCTTGGGGAGGTCGCCGTGGAAGTCACCGATCGCCACGAGACGGGCAGGGGCGGGAATGCGTGTGGCGGCGGGGGCGGGGCTAGGGGTAGGGTTGGTGGGGAAGAAGAGGCCGGAGACGGAGAAGTCGACGAAGGCGTCGACGAAGGAGGAGAGAACGGGAGGGAGATCGCCGCAACCCGCATCCGATGCGCCCATCTCTCCGACCGCCTCCTCCTCTCTTCTCGGTGGTGACTTCAGAGAGAAGAAGACGACTTCGGGGGTTACGTCTTTGACCTGACGATGAAAAGGGTCGGCGACTCCAAATTTccaattattttcttcctttCCGGTTTTCATCAGACGATTAATTCCTCCCAATTTTTAATCCCAAATACTTAATTTTCCTATTCAATCAATcgtccacgtttgcatgtcaataaCAATCCATCGGATGTGAGAGGTCAAAAAAGACTGACCCACTTCTGATACCGTACCATTTAAGCAAAATCAATTTAAATCACAAATTTGATTAATGAAACACAAATTTGATCGCGATTAATGATCTAAATATCTACTTAATTGTATCTTATGTATAAGTAAATTGGCTAGGCTCGAATTTTTTAGAATAGAATACAAGTAATTGCTTGAGATGAATCAACCATAACTCTTAGCTCTCCAATTCATGAACTTAGGGATGTTTAGTttgcaagcaataaatgaatgtAATTTGTAACAATCACAAGTACAACTATTTTATCTCTTTACATATGTAATTGTAGCTGTAAGTTTCAATTAAGATAAAGAAGAACATGTTCAGTAATCAAAGAGAAAATTAAATTGCTGGAGTCTTCCTGTTGTGTGGTGTCTGTAGAAATTGGTTCTGTGTAAATGCTAATTGTGGGAGCTATTTATAGAGTTGAATGGAGTGGTGGGTATGATGAATAAGCTATTTATagacttgtgtcttttaacataatATACATTTTATATGATTACATTGATTCATCCACCTGTACACAATCAAAGCAAAAATGCATCTTAAGTGCACATGGAATGGTCCTACTGATTTACCAAAATGTGTGTAATTAGTTCTATATCTTCACTAAGATATATACATTAAGGAAAAGACTGCAATTAACATTTTAGTTGGCTGAAGTTGATATTAGGGATCAGGAAAAAAGGTTTTTAGTCTCTTTCTCCTTGGTAACAATTGAGGTTTTAATCAAATAAGTCTGGTTGATGTCTTCTCTCCCTCTGTATCAAGTAACATAGTAATAGAAAAACAAGCTGAATTCTTGGTGAAAAAGATCATTGACATCTAAAATATGGTAGCAAGTTGTAGCCAAAACGTTTGACAGACAAAAGACAGATACCTGTCGTCATACCTCCTCTTCGAGCAAAGAATATAATGGAGAACTAGAAGTCCCACCTTTTCTTAACTCGAAACATCAACAAAGAATTGCCGATATCATCCTGCGGTACATGGAGCATAAACTGAAGTTTCGTCTTCATCGGAGCTGTCTTCGTCTTGCCATCTTCATCTCCAACCTTCACAAGAATTGCAGTCCCCAAATATCATTTACTTCATTAGAAGAAAAATTAGAAAGCAGGAAATTGTTTCTAATTCAATCGAGTGGAGCATCGAGCAGTAACATACCACCGTTCTCAAGATTGCCAATATAAAGTTACTATGAATGTGTAATCTCAACAGAATTCGGTCATACCACCTTTTCCCTCATATTTTGCTTTCGCTAGTTGAAATAGATGCAGTTTGTTTAAACAGGATATTGTGAAGTCAAACATACCCAAAGAGATGCCCATCCAAGTCGCACCGCAGAATCATAACCAGCTTTAAACTTCAGGTCTTTACCAACAGTGTGCTTGTACACCATACTCCACTGACTAGAGTCAAAGTGGTACCAGTAGCTGGGGAAAAAAAATTGGGTAAGGAAATATATTAATAGCGGTCCTCCAATCTATTAAAACTACAATTTTGTGGATGATATTACATCAAAAATCACTATGATCAGTAGTATATGGGAAAGCAAGAATACATAAGACAACAAGCAGTGGTCATCATGGTGAACAACAGAACCAAGACTTCGGTTCCAACCATCTGGGTAACCTACATGAATCCTTTTTTACACCAATTACTGTTCAGTTCAGTGGTACAACGTTCTTACAAAAATTAGAACATTGGTGAAAACATTTGTAGAGAGTAAATGCTCCAGAAAGTTCATCAAGGCATCAAGTTGTCATATTTCTAaaggatacatgttttcacatgtTAGAATCACAGTAATTATATACCATTTGCTGGTACCACAGAAGCAATAGTATTATAGCAGGCACAATTAACTCCATATGGTAACTTATTGCTTCCTTACCTTTTTCTTTGAGTACATGGTGGATAGGAGCCCTCGTCTCattatatgtttaagagaaagaaTAATGGCTTGGTATATgcaaataatattttgattaatgaATACTTTAGCCTGTTGGCCAAGGTTATTATCTTCTTCCTCTGATGTTTTTTCTTCCTTGAACCTTATCCTCTGATCCAAGATCTTCTAAATCCTGTGTCTAGCCCTTGCTTTAAAGGTTTATCTACCTTGTTGCTCTGCCAATAAAAGGATCCAAAGAAATATCATGGATTATGATTACTACAACATCCAGAACCAATCAACATGTTGTTAAGATCACCACCCTCCAGAGATTACTCTTCAAAAGTATCTCTATGGGTGACAAGCACCTGTGCTTGCTCCTAATATCAccctaaattataaaatattaaatagcaTATGTTAATTAACATTCAAGaatttgttttgattttaatggaattttattatgtacaaaCATTTAGTCTAACATTTTTTTAACAGCACCTAATAAGCAGGCTAACAAATTGAGTTGATCAAATCTTTTCCAGCCTACAGTCTTGACAGATTTCTTTTAAAACAAAGGATATTCTAACTTCTGCTACGGACAAGACAAGTGGATGAACAAAAATATGAAATAAAGTAATATGAAACAGCACAAACTGAAAAACATGGACAAATTGCTAACCTCAACTTGTCTGAGGGACTGAAATGGCGTTTGAATGCCAAGGATAATGCATTTGATGGTAAAGAGATGCTGGGTATAAATGACATCTCATCATCCTATAAATGTAACcagtttcaaacaaaatcatcctTCAGCAATATATCTTCAAAGGGAAAAAGCTTAGTCACTAGTCAAAATACAAAGAACAAAGGGAGGCAGAGACTGACTATTACCTTGTAGCAGTATCTCAGATTAAGATCCTCATCCCTGTATAATGCAGTACAAACTCCATTCAGCAGCTCACCTTTCAGGATTCCATTTATGGATAGTGCTTTCTCAGTTTCCTGGTCTTTCCTCTCCACTGAAACTTCACCAAGGGGGAAGTGGACAGTTGTTTTTGGCTGCACAAGTAGAGTTTGTAGTTATTCCACTCCTCAATGTGCATTATATCAGAAAAAACACAAAAATGTAGTCATAAATTCAAATATCAATACTATGTATACCAACCATGCTAGGGTATATCAACACATTAGCCATTTTTTATGATTTTCTCCAGCAGTATATTGTAGTATATCACATAGTATGCAACATACCATACTGGTATGATGCAACACCATACGGGATACAGACCATAGTTAAATCCTTGACATAGGCATACAGGCTGGAGAACATCAAAAGCTGTGTCCCAATTGTCATAACATGCTTAAATCAGGAGCAAAAAAACATTTTGAAGACCATGAGCTGATGAGGAGCGACTATTAAGAATTAGCACTTACCACACTTACCATATATGCAAAATGAAACATATTGTTTAGTCTGTAAGGAGCAACTAACAGACTATGGAGCTCCCAATTAGCAGGAGGATCATGCATTGGACAGCCTTTAATTAATTGTATAACTTGAACTTTAACTTATGAAAGATTACAGATTTACTGTAAATGTAAGATTGATGATGTGCCCTTAGGCACAATCTTCGCAAACAACTAGTTGGCAAATTTCTGGAGCAATTATTACCCTAGAGTGAATATTATATTTACAAAGATTATCAAGTTCAATTAAGCATCTTCACAAATAAGGCAGCACAGGTAGACCTTATATAAAATGATATCAaatcagaaaaagaaaatcatttCAGCTTTC from Musa acuminata AAA Group cultivar baxijiao chromosome BXJ1-3, Cavendish_Baxijiao_AAA, whole genome shotgun sequence encodes the following:
- the LOC135626942 gene encoding shewanella-like protein phosphatase 2, giving the protein MKTGKEENNWKFGVADPFHRQVKDVTPEVVFFSLKSPPRREEEAVGEMGASDAGCGDLPPVLSSFVDAFVDFSVSGLFFPTNPTPSPAPAATRIPAPARLVAIGDFHGDLPKALQALSLAGLADPSSARWTGGAAVAVQVGDVLDRGGDELRLLYLLHRLKLDAAAAGGALLTLHGNHEVMNADGDFRYVTRDGLEEFRGWAFWYRSGLAMKRLCSGLDPPRDPFRGVPKSFPGVKEEFWEGFRARIAALQPNGPIASRFLAGNQTVLLVGDSLFVHGGLLQQHIDHGLERINQEVKDWIMGLSGRRSPSYLRGRDSVVWLRRFSDGPNCDCGQLEEVLSMIPGARRMVMGHTIQDEGINGVCEDKAIRIDVGLSKGCTNGLPEVLEINAGDHPRILTSNPLSDDRWKQEQKRQPVVKEQVKEGLAILVPEIRLKEVETKG
- the LOC103979387 gene encoding outer envelope pore protein 37, chloroplastic isoform X2 — its product is MADSVPSIPSPNSATILPLLPPPPPPPPSCHPSDQSPAGGGRFSSFRCPATRVTSEFDSDSSVFLHKVSCKLFDNLAKLKFSFQNDRGGQIAYPQLGFLTKHFGVLYDLESRNARLNGSFDIANFLQVRATHDVKEQQGEVAITTSMSNPSYKLEISSSVPSAGLPKTTVHFPLGEVSVERKDQETEKALSINGILKGELLNGVCTALYRDEDLNLRYCYKDDEMSFIPSISLPSNALSLAFKRHFSPSDKLSYWYHFDSSQWSMVYKHTVGKDLKFKAGYDSAVRLGWASLWVGDEDGKTKTAPMKTKLQFMLHVPQDDIGNSLLMFRVKKRWDF